Proteins encoded in a region of the Bradyrhizobium sp. CB3481 genome:
- a CDS encoding glycoside hydrolase family 16 protein, with protein sequence MTLRALTALLATILAAIGSLFTIPALAQTDLAGATSKLTLQVATAMLGERCRRIEAPNPASFASVSLHRTFNDDFDTHPLTGGRWVPHYAGGAAWPEARYWGGDGSDFRRKTSWNGEQQIYVDPRYGGLEATPLGLDPFKVKDGILSIVASRTPPALKAVLFNNEYVSGILTTQGRFSQKYGYFEIRAKIPVGTGVWPAFWMLADDGGWPPEVDIMEGRGQRPGAIVMTTHWRIPETQRVERCGFDFRVEDASTAFHAYGVLWQPDRITYFIDRQPVSEIKVPVGFNDPMYMIVNLAMGSKNFEGVGFVDGQTPETVAFEIDRISAYQIDER encoded by the coding sequence TTGACGCTGCGCGCCCTGACCGCGCTTTTGGCCACGATCCTGGCCGCAATCGGCAGCCTGTTTACCATTCCGGCGTTGGCACAGACCGATCTCGCCGGCGCAACGAGCAAGCTCACGCTGCAGGTCGCGACCGCGATGCTCGGCGAGCGCTGCCGCCGCATCGAAGCACCGAATCCCGCATCATTTGCGTCGGTATCCTTGCACCGGACCTTCAACGATGATTTCGACACCCACCCGCTGACCGGCGGCAGGTGGGTACCGCACTACGCCGGCGGCGCCGCCTGGCCGGAAGCGCGCTACTGGGGCGGCGACGGCTCCGACTTCAGGCGCAAGACGAGCTGGAACGGCGAGCAGCAGATCTATGTCGATCCGCGTTATGGCGGGCTGGAAGCAACGCCGCTCGGCCTCGATCCGTTCAAGGTCAAGGACGGCATTCTCTCGATTGTCGCCAGCCGGACCCCGCCGGCACTGAAGGCGGTGCTGTTCAACAATGAATATGTCTCCGGCATCCTGACGACGCAGGGCCGGTTTTCCCAGAAGTACGGGTATTTTGAAATCCGCGCCAAAATACCCGTCGGCACCGGCGTGTGGCCGGCGTTCTGGATGCTCGCCGACGACGGTGGCTGGCCGCCGGAGGTCGACATCATGGAGGGGCGCGGCCAGCGGCCCGGCGCCATCGTGATGACGACGCACTGGCGAATCCCGGAGACCCAGCGCGTGGAACGCTGCGGCTTCGACTTCCGTGTCGAAGACGCATCGACCGCATTCCACGCCTATGGCGTATTGTGGCAGCCGGACCGCATCACCTATTTCATCGATCGCCAGCCGGTCTCCGAGATCAAGGTCCCGGTCGGCTTCAACGATCCCATGTACATGATCGTCAACCTCGCGATGGGCTCGAAGAATTTCGAGGGCGTCGGCTTCGTCGACGGCCAAACGCCTGAAACCGTCGCCTTCGAGATCGACCGGATCTCGGCCTACCAGATTGACGAACGCTGA
- a CDS encoding HD domain-containing phosphohydrolase produces the protein MLVYFVTDEPAKLPAIRAMLEPQHAVVPWVLDGDGTGVRAHGVLMVDVDLRQLPRADQLRPILNELAAMPERLFVVPAHARSMIAQAYALGATAIISRAKEAMPKIAQIEYAEAAAESAASDPALEMDAGVAAFATMFSNVRHGRPLKVADAQRATTQIVKRVGQGGLSTWLDEVRRYHEGTFQHCLLVTGVAVAFALDVGFSSTDVSRLGIAATLHDIGKARIPLSILDKPGRLDPDEEEIIRRHPVIGHDLLKGMSGITPEILDGVRHHHEYLDGSGYPDGLKGGQISDLVRLLTISDIFAALVESRAYRPPMAREAAYEILRGMEGKLEGALVRAFRNVALGS, from the coding sequence ATGCTCGTCTACTTTGTCACCGACGAGCCGGCAAAGCTGCCGGCCATACGTGCGATGCTTGAACCGCAGCACGCCGTAGTGCCGTGGGTGCTCGATGGCGACGGCACCGGCGTGCGGGCGCATGGCGTCTTGATGGTGGACGTCGATCTGCGGCAGCTGCCGCGCGCCGATCAGCTCCGGCCCATTTTGAATGAGCTTGCCGCCATGCCGGAGCGGCTGTTCGTGGTTCCCGCCCACGCCCGTTCGATGATCGCGCAGGCCTACGCGCTCGGCGCCACCGCGATCATTTCGCGCGCCAAGGAGGCGATGCCGAAGATCGCGCAGATCGAATATGCCGAGGCCGCCGCGGAAAGCGCCGCCTCAGATCCGGCCCTTGAGATGGATGCAGGCGTCGCGGCGTTCGCCACAATGTTTTCGAACGTACGCCACGGCAGGCCCCTCAAGGTTGCCGATGCGCAGCGTGCGACGACCCAGATCGTCAAGCGCGTCGGCCAGGGCGGACTTTCGACATGGCTCGACGAGGTGCGGCGCTATCACGAGGGCACGTTTCAGCATTGCCTGCTGGTCACCGGCGTTGCCGTCGCCTTTGCCCTGGATGTGGGATTTTCCAGCACCGACGTGTCGCGGCTTGGCATAGCCGCCACACTTCACGACATCGGCAAGGCCCGCATTCCTCTGTCGATCCTGGACAAGCCGGGCCGGCTCGATCCGGACGAGGAGGAGATCATCCGGCGCCATCCCGTCATCGGCCACGACCTCCTGAAGGGCATGTCCGGTATCACTCCGGAGATTCTCGACGGGGTGCGGCATCATCACGAATATCTTGATGGCTCCGGCTACCCGGACGGGCTGAAGGGCGGGCAGATTTCCGACCTGGTCCGCTTGCTGACGATTTCGGACATCTTTGCTGCGCTGGTCGAATCCAGGGCCTACCGGCCGCCAATGGCGCGGGAAGCCGCCTACGAGATCCTCCGCGGCATGGAGGGCAAGCTGGAAGGCGCGCTGGTCAGGGCGTTCCGCAACGTTGCGCTGGGTTCGTGA
- a CDS encoding STM3941 family protein codes for MNVSGLDPDQTLEYRPATTIVRLLPTGLLLIFLGLLILALVVDRDREPVWTYLGVGLCLTLGAGLSGFTLWRRWHHGKPVFTLSPDGIHYRIPFVKQVLIPWHEIQGVDTVDIEAGYWSILWSTESLRYNTFILRHVTVILLPQRFYQQHLHISSLLLRGPAWKANFIPKGDLVQMALHHEYVSVEPRALREAVEARWRAFREKPAAPMARTSVPSTMNPSAAKTAVSHPAPTSGVIAMGEDPKSMSWWEATKVIALLIGIAIVSANLAGLWQASAPTPESDARAQARTHQKAWQESIKKSREDSKRLEAEDKERRRQLDEDMRRAFGR; via the coding sequence ATGAATGTCAGCGGCCTGGATCCCGATCAAACGCTGGAATACCGGCCAGCCACGACGATCGTCCGACTGCTTCCGACCGGCCTTCTGCTGATCTTTCTCGGCCTCCTGATACTTGCGCTTGTCGTTGACCGCGATCGCGAGCCGGTCTGGACGTACCTTGGCGTCGGGCTTTGTCTCACGCTCGGTGCGGGCCTGTCCGGCTTCACGCTGTGGCGGCGCTGGCATCACGGCAAGCCGGTGTTCACGCTGTCGCCTGACGGCATCCATTACCGGATTCCCTTCGTCAAACAGGTCCTGATCCCCTGGCACGAAATCCAGGGTGTCGACACCGTCGATATCGAGGCGGGCTACTGGTCGATCCTGTGGAGCACGGAGAGCCTGCGGTACAACACGTTCATCCTGCGACACGTCACCGTGATCCTGCTGCCGCAGCGGTTCTATCAGCAGCACCTTCACATCAGTTCGCTTCTTCTGCGCGGTCCCGCCTGGAAGGCCAACTTCATTCCGAAGGGCGATCTGGTGCAGATGGCGTTGCATCACGAATACGTCTCGGTCGAGCCGCGCGCACTTCGCGAAGCGGTCGAAGCGCGCTGGCGCGCATTTCGCGAAAAGCCTGCCGCGCCGATGGCGCGAACCAGCGTGCCGAGCACGATGAATCCTTCGGCCGCAAAGACCGCCGTGTCTCACCCTGCGCCGACGTCTGGTGTCATCGCGATGGGCGAGGACCCAAAGTCCATGTCGTGGTGGGAGGCCACCAAGGTCATCGCCTTGCTGATCGGCATCGCCATCGTATCAGCCAACCTCGCCGGGCTCTGGCAGGCATCAGCGCCGACGCCGGAGAGCGACGCCCGCGCTCAGGCGCGCACGCATCAAAAGGCCTGGCAGGAATCGATCAAAAAGAGCAGGGAGGACAGCAAGCGGCTGGAGGCGGAGGATAAAGAGCGGCGGAGGCAGCTCGACGAGGATATGCGGCGCGCGTTTGGGCGATAG
- a CDS encoding FAD-dependent oxidoreductase, with product MSADITAGPATGANAYAFPRHEQTFPTLTEGEIERMRRFGELRSYRDGEALFETGKVGPGMFVVLSGTVAITQRDGLGHVTPIIDQGPGQFLAELGQLSGRIALVDGHAEGDVETLLIAPDHLRALLVAEADLGERIMRALILRRVSLIQGGAGGPVLIGPTSLGDTARLQNFLVRNGQPHHVLDPAADKDAADLVARYAATRADLPLVVCPDGQVLRNPSEPAIAYAIGMIGEHDHAKLYDVAVVGSGPAGLATAVYAASEGLSVAVFDARSFGGQAGASARIENYLGFPTGISGQALTGRAFSQAQKFGAEMLIPVSINSLDCSRTDGAFRLATDCGKSMRAKSVVVASGARYRRPEIANLEKFEGRGVWYWASPIEAKLCLGQDVVLVGGGNSAGQAAVFLSGHARKVYMVIRGGGLGASMSRYLIERIEATDNIELMFNTEVVGLEADDDGALARVRWRSRLAPEEHTLDIRNLFLFVGADPATGWLDGCGVMVDRGGFVVTGAQCQQKDGQQASPLETSVPGVFAVGDVRSGSVKRVGGAIGEGAQVVAALHSYLADAMKPSL from the coding sequence ATGAGTGCAGATATCACGGCAGGCCCGGCGACCGGCGCCAACGCTTACGCCTTTCCCCGTCACGAGCAGACCTTTCCGACGCTGACGGAGGGCGAAATCGAGCGCATGCGCCGGTTCGGCGAGCTGCGCAGCTATCGGGACGGCGAAGCCCTGTTCGAGACCGGCAAGGTCGGCCCGGGCATGTTCGTGGTGCTGTCCGGCACGGTGGCGATCACCCAGCGCGACGGCCTCGGCCACGTCACGCCGATCATCGATCAGGGGCCGGGGCAGTTTCTGGCCGAGCTCGGCCAGCTTTCCGGCCGCATCGCTTTGGTTGACGGCCACGCCGAAGGCGATGTCGAGACGCTGCTGATCGCGCCGGATCACTTGCGCGCGCTGCTGGTGGCCGAGGCCGACCTCGGCGAGCGCATCATGCGCGCGCTGATCCTGCGCCGGGTCAGCCTGATCCAGGGCGGCGCCGGCGGTCCGGTGCTGATCGGCCCGACATCGCTCGGCGACACCGCGCGGCTGCAGAATTTTCTGGTGCGCAACGGCCAGCCGCACCACGTGCTCGATCCCGCCGCCGACAAGGACGCCGCCGATCTCGTCGCGCGCTATGCGGCGACGCGCGCCGACCTGCCGCTGGTGGTCTGCCCGGACGGCCAGGTGCTGCGCAATCCCTCCGAGCCGGCGATTGCCTATGCGATCGGCATGATCGGCGAGCACGACCATGCAAAGCTCTATGACGTCGCGGTGGTCGGCAGCGGACCGGCCGGGCTTGCCACCGCCGTCTATGCGGCATCCGAAGGCTTGTCGGTCGCCGTGTTCGATGCCCGCTCGTTCGGCGGCCAGGCCGGCGCCAGCGCCAGGATCGAAAACTATCTGGGCTTTCCGACCGGTATTTCCGGCCAGGCGCTGACCGGGCGCGCCTTCTCCCAGGCACAGAAATTCGGCGCCGAGATGCTGATTCCGGTCTCGATCAATTCGCTGGATTGCAGCCGCACTGATGGCGCCTTCCGCCTGGCGACCGACTGCGGCAAGTCGATGCGCGCCAAATCCGTTGTGGTGGCGAGCGGGGCGCGTTATCGCCGGCCCGAGATCGCGAATCTCGAAAAATTCGAAGGGCGCGGCGTCTGGTACTGGGCCTCGCCGATCGAAGCAAAACTGTGCCTCGGCCAGGATGTCGTGCTGGTCGGCGGCGGCAATTCCGCTGGCCAAGCCGCGGTGTTTCTCTCCGGCCATGCACGAAAGGTCTATATGGTCATCCGCGGCGGCGGGTTAGGGGCCAGCATGTCGCGCTATCTGATCGAGCGGATCGAGGCGACCGACAACATCGAATTGATGTTCAACACCGAGGTGGTCGGCCTCGAAGCCGATGACGACGGCGCACTGGCGCGGGTGCGCTGGCGTAGCCGCCTCGCGCCGGAGGAGCACACGCTCGATATCCGCAATCTCTTTTTGTTTGTCGGCGCCGATCCCGCCACCGGCTGGCTCGACGGCTGCGGCGTCATGGTCGACCGCGGCGGCTTCGTGGTGACCGGCGCGCAGTGCCAGCAGAAAGATGGGCAGCAGGCATCGCCATTGGAGACTTCGGTGCCGGGTGTGTTTGCGGTCGGCGACGTGCGCTCCGGCTCGGTCAAGCGGGTCGGCGGCGCGATCGGCGAGGGCGCGCAGGTCGTGGCCGCATTGCACAGCTATCTTGCGGATGCGATGAAGCCATCGCTTTGA
- a CDS encoding UBP-type zinc finger domain-containing protein — MAKQGCSHIAGIQTVTPSALGCEECLKSGSKWLHLRICRTCGHVGCCDDSPNKHATAHFHASGHPIIEGYDPPEGWGWCYVDEVLFDLSNRKTPHNGPIPRYY, encoded by the coding sequence ATGGCGAAACAAGGTTGCAGCCACATCGCCGGCATTCAGACCGTGACGCCGAGCGCGCTGGGCTGCGAGGAATGCCTGAAGAGCGGCAGCAAATGGCTGCATTTGCGAATCTGCCGCACCTGCGGCCATGTCGGCTGCTGCGACGATTCGCCGAACAAGCATGCGACCGCGCACTTCCACGCGTCAGGCCACCCCATCATCGAGGGCTACGATCCGCCGGAAGGTTGGGGCTGGTGCTATGTCGACGAGGTGCTGTTCGACCTGTCGAACCGAAAAACTCCACACAACGGGCCGATCCCGCGCTACTACTGA
- a CDS encoding alpha/beta hydrolase: MQCVPGMLRAIAAVIWMALSVALIPAGGAFAQAPQSKFAEVNGVKLHYLVAGKGDPVVLLHGFAETSHMWRPLIAKLSDKHTVIAPDLRGFGQSSAPEGGYTKKAMAQDIHALVKSLKYDRIRLVGHDIGLMVAYAYAAQHPGEIDRIVLMEAFLPGVGEWNNVFLLRDLWHFHFFGKTPLALVTGRERTYLEHFWNDFAADATKSVPEADRQFYAKEYARPGNMKAGMEVFRAFPQDALEFADLAKTKLSMPMLVLSGEKAGGPFLIEQGKMVATNVEGVLVKGRGHWLMEEAPDQVIPKLVEFLDR; encoded by the coding sequence ATGCAATGCGTACCGGGAATGCTACGTGCCATCGCTGCTGTCATATGGATGGCATTATCGGTCGCATTGATCCCTGCAGGCGGTGCATTTGCGCAGGCCCCCCAGAGCAAGTTCGCCGAGGTCAACGGCGTCAAGCTGCACTATCTGGTTGCCGGCAAGGGTGATCCCGTCGTACTGCTGCATGGCTTTGCCGAAACCAGCCACATGTGGCGACCGCTAATCGCCAAACTTTCCGACAAGCACACGGTGATCGCGCCCGATTTGCGCGGTTTTGGCCAGTCGTCGGCGCCAGAGGGCGGATATACCAAGAAGGCGATGGCGCAAGACATCCACGCCTTGGTGAAAAGCCTCAAATACGACCGTATCAGGCTGGTCGGTCACGATATCGGACTGATGGTCGCCTACGCCTACGCGGCGCAACACCCTGGCGAAATCGACCGGATCGTGTTGATGGAGGCGTTCCTGCCCGGCGTCGGCGAGTGGAATAACGTCTTTCTGTTACGCGATCTCTGGCACTTCCATTTCTTTGGCAAGACGCCGCTCGCGCTGGTGACCGGCCGCGAACGGACTTATCTCGAACATTTCTGGAACGATTTTGCCGCCGATGCCACGAAATCCGTGCCGGAGGCCGATCGTCAATTCTATGCCAAGGAGTACGCCAGGCCTGGCAACATGAAAGCCGGGATGGAGGTCTTCCGCGCATTCCCGCAGGATGCTCTTGAGTTTGCGGACCTTGCGAAGACCAAGCTGTCGATGCCGATGCTGGTGCTGTCAGGCGAGAAGGCCGGTGGTCCGTTCCTGATCGAGCAGGGCAAGATGGTCGCGACCAATGTCGAGGGCGTGCTGGTGAAGGGACGGGGCCATTGGCTGATGGAGGAGGCACCCGATCAGGTGATTCCCAAGTTGGTCGAATTTCTCGATCGCTAA
- a CDS encoding alpha/beta hydrolase, giving the protein MPTITTKDGVEIFYKDWGKGQPIVFSHGWPLSSDDWDTQMLFFLNNGFRVVAHDRRGHGRSSQVADGHDMDHYADDLAALTAHLDLKNAVHVGHSTGGGEVVHYIARHGESRVAKAAILSAVPPLMVRTEANPGGLPKEVFDGLQAQLLASRTQFYRDLAAGPFYGYNRPGAKPSEAVIENWWRQGMMGGAKAHYDGIIAFSQTDFTEDLKKITVPVLVMHGDDDQIVPYEDSAPLSAKLLKNGTLKTYKGFPHGMPTTHADTINADLLAFIRA; this is encoded by the coding sequence ATGCCCACCATCACGACCAAAGATGGCGTCGAGATCTTCTACAAGGATTGGGGCAAGGGACAGCCCATCGTGTTCAGCCATGGCTGGCCGCTGTCATCAGACGATTGGGACACGCAGATGCTGTTCTTCCTGAACAACGGTTTTCGCGTCGTCGCCCACGACCGGCGCGGCCACGGCCGGTCGAGCCAGGTCGCCGACGGCCACGACATGGATCACTATGCCGACGACCTCGCGGCGCTGACCGCGCATCTCGACTTGAAGAACGCCGTTCACGTCGGCCATTCCACCGGCGGCGGCGAGGTGGTGCATTACATCGCCCGCCACGGCGAGAGCCGGGTTGCGAAGGCGGCGATCCTCAGCGCGGTGCCGCCGCTGATGGTGCGAACGGAGGCAAATCCCGGCGGTCTGCCCAAGGAAGTCTTTGACGGACTGCAGGCGCAACTTCTGGCCAGCCGCACGCAGTTCTATCGCGACCTCGCCGCCGGCCCGTTCTATGGCTACAACCGTCCGGGCGCCAAGCCGTCGGAGGCGGTGATCGAGAACTGGTGGCGGCAGGGCATGATGGGCGGCGCGAAGGCTCATTACGACGGCATCATTGCCTTCTCGCAGACCGACTTCACCGAGGACCTCAAGAAGATCACGGTGCCGGTGCTGGTGATGCACGGCGACGACGACCAGATCGTGCCCTATGAAGACTCCGCGCCGCTGTCGGCAAAGCTTTTAAAGAACGGCACGTTGAAGACCTACAAGGGCTTTCCGCACGGCATGCCCACCACGCACGCCGACACGATCAATGCCGATCTGCTGGCGTTCATCAGAGCGTGA
- the murA gene encoding UDP-N-acetylglucosamine 1-carboxyvinyltransferase, with amino-acid sequence MDRIRIVGGSKLNGTIAISGAKNAALPLMIAALLTEETLILDNVPRLADVAQLQRILGNHGVDIMSAGKRSGDRAYQGQTLHISAADIIDTTAPYELVSRMRASFWVIAPLLARMHEAKVSLPGGCAIGTRPVDLLIMALERLGAEIAIDGGYVVAKAPGGLRGAAIDFPKVTVSGTHVALMAATLAKGTTTISNAACEPEITDVADCLNKMGARITGAGTPRIVVEGVEKLHGARHTVLPDRIEAGTYAMAVAMTGGDVQLSGARPELLQSALDVLSAAGATITVNNDGIRVIRNGAGIRPVTVSTAPFPGFPTDLQAQLMALMTCAGGASQITETIFENRFMHVQELARFGARISLDGETATIDGTAKLRGAPVMATDLRASVSLVIAGLAAEGETMVNRVYHLDRGFERLEEKLSACGASIQRISD; translated from the coding sequence ATGGACCGCATTCGTATCGTCGGCGGCAGCAAGCTCAACGGCACCATCGCCATTTCGGGCGCGAAGAATGCGGCCCTGCCGCTGATGATCGCCGCTCTCCTCACCGAGGAGACGCTGATCCTGGACAACGTGCCGCGGCTCGCCGATGTCGCGCAGCTGCAGCGCATCCTCGGCAATCACGGCGTCGACATCATGTCCGCGGGCAAGCGGTCCGGCGACCGCGCCTACCAGGGCCAGACCCTGCACATTTCGGCGGCCGACATCATCGACACCACCGCGCCCTATGAGCTGGTGTCGCGGATGCGCGCCAGCTTCTGGGTGATCGCCCCGCTGCTCGCGCGCATGCATGAGGCCAAGGTCTCGCTGCCGGGCGGCTGCGCCATCGGGACGCGGCCGGTCGATCTGTTGATCATGGCGCTGGAGCGGCTCGGCGCCGAGATCGCCATCGACGGCGGCTATGTCGTGGCGAAAGCCCCCGGCGGCCTGCGTGGTGCGGCCATTGATTTCCCCAAGGTGACGGTGAGCGGCACGCATGTCGCGCTGATGGCGGCGACGCTGGCGAAGGGCACGACGACCATCAGCAATGCGGCCTGCGAGCCGGAAATCACAGACGTTGCCGACTGCCTCAACAAGATGGGCGCGCGCATCACCGGTGCGGGCACGCCGCGCATCGTGGTCGAGGGCGTTGAAAAGCTGCATGGCGCGCGGCATACCGTGCTGCCCGACCGGATCGAGGCCGGCACCTATGCCATGGCGGTCGCTATGACCGGCGGTGACGTGCAGCTTTCCGGCGCCCGGCCGGAACTGCTGCAGTCCGCGCTCGACGTGCTGAGCGCGGCCGGCGCCACCATCACCGTCAACAATGACGGCATCCGGGTTATCAGGAACGGCGCCGGCATCCGGCCGGTGACGGTATCGACCGCGCCGTTCCCGGGTTTCCCGACCGATTTGCAGGCGCAATTGATGGCCCTGATGACCTGCGCCGGCGGCGCCTCGCAGATCACGGAGACGATTTTCGAGAACCGTTTCATGCATGTGCAGGAACTTGCGCGGTTCGGCGCGCGTATATCGCTGGATGGCGAGACCGCGACCATCGACGGCACCGCAAAGCTGCGCGGTGCGCCCGTGATGGCCACGGATCTGCGCGCCTCGGTATCGCTGGTCATCGCCGGCCTTGCCGCCGAAGGCGAAACCATGGTCAACCGCGTCTATCATCTGGACCGTGGTTTCGAGCGGCTGGAGGAGAAGCTTTCGGCATGCGGTGCTTCGATCCAGCGCATCAGCGACTAG